A window of the Desulforapulum autotrophicum HRM2 genome harbors these coding sequences:
- a CDS encoding YggS family pyridoxal phosphate-dependent enzyme, translating into MNEITNRLKAIRNAIKDAAQSAGRNPDEILLVGVSKRQSAAKAMAAVHAGVTILGENYIQEAVEKIETLKDLEASWHFIGHLQTNKARFAVQHFDLIHTVDSIKLAREIDKQAQKIKKIQKILIQINISQESSKSGARADDALALVRGVSLLKNVAITGLMGMPPFFDDPEQARPFFRELAQIRSKIEDAKIPNVLMDHLSMGMSGDFKAAIEEGSTMVRIGTAIFGARS; encoded by the coding sequence ATGAATGAAATAACAAATAGACTCAAGGCTATCCGCAACGCAATCAAAGATGCTGCCCAATCGGCCGGCCGTAACCCAGATGAGATTCTCCTTGTGGGTGTCAGCAAACGTCAGAGTGCCGCAAAAGCCATGGCAGCAGTCCATGCAGGCGTCACCATTCTCGGGGAAAACTATATCCAGGAAGCCGTGGAGAAAATAGAAACCCTGAAGGACCTGGAAGCTTCCTGGCACTTCATCGGCCACCTCCAGACCAACAAGGCACGTTTTGCCGTACAGCACTTTGACTTGATCCATACGGTGGACTCAATAAAGCTTGCCCGGGAAATCGACAAACAGGCGCAAAAGATCAAAAAAATCCAGAAGATCCTGATTCAAATCAACATCAGTCAGGAATCTTCCAAATCCGGTGCCCGGGCAGACGATGCCCTGGCCCTTGTTCGAGGGGTATCACTGTTGAAAAACGTTGCCATAACCGGATTAATGGGCATGCCCCCGTTTTTTGACGATCCAGAACAGGCCCGGCCGTTTTTCAGGGAATTAGCCCAGATACGATCAAAAATAGAAGATGCAAAAATCCCCAATGTCCTTATGGATCATCTGTCCATGGGAATGAGCGGTGACTTCAAGGCTGCGATTGAAGAGGGATCCACCATGGTGAGAATCGGAACAGCTATTTTCGGGGCGAGATCGTGA